The following coding sequences are from one Hymenobacter sp. DG25A window:
- a CDS encoding T9SS type A sorting domain-containing protein — MSSTSHTPIATVGTIAGSCRTNLFSFLTLLLTVLLTSSAFAQTPSLPVCKKNNGATYLPHCTSNDLSVTGAFLTADQCYCSDGDNISATLNFKLFNKTGSFRTSFAFFAILESTDSEGNVSKQYITRCKSGVPGGSESIISFDDPISVECGASLKLTNVYLAWTDASDRRVCDLAFCDIAPKCGKPLDITITSLLTADVEATASCDNSPTGSLAITPSGGTSPYDILVKDSNGGTVATYTNVTGTQTIEDLAADDYSISVTDAATPENCTYNTTKSVSSIACCVAPDKPAICQTPADLCGDGKISLTISNAVVGDWYIVFQGTTKDSIQAESSTITFNGLTPGGKIRVYGVDVKNGTRCKGPEANCDNTTIGTCSADFSARSSSSAQTLAPTKQRNIRTEVYPNPTGRDATINFSVPKSGHVLVRVYNALGEPVATLLDGEVKGGENRALVFRGDKLPSGTYYYKVTANGKTKTNRISLSK, encoded by the coding sequence ATGAGCTCTACTTCTCACACACCAATTGCTACAGTAGGCACTATAGCTGGCAGCTGTAGAACAAACCTATTCTCATTTCTCACTTTATTATTAACTGTACTACTTACATCAAGTGCATTTGCACAAACCCCGTCCTTACCTGTCTGTAAAAAGAATAATGGGGCCACTTATCTGCCTCATTGCACCTCCAACGACTTGTCAGTGACAGGCGCTTTTTTAACGGCGGACCAGTGCTATTGCTCAGATGGCGACAACATTTCAGCTACTTTGAATTTTAAGCTATTCAATAAAACCGGTTCGTTTAGAACTTCTTTCGCCTTCTTCGCCATTCTGGAAAGCACGGATTCAGAAGGAAATGTCTCAAAACAATATATAACCAGGTGCAAGAGTGGCGTACCGGGTGGGTCAGAATCTATTATTTCTTTTGATGACCCTATTTCAGTAGAGTGCGGCGCATCTCTGAAACTCACTAATGTCTATCTGGCATGGACCGATGCTTCTGATAGAAGAGTGTGCGACCTTGCTTTTTGTGATATCGCACCAAAGTGCGGCAAACCCCTGGATATTACTATTACCTCTCTCCTGACTGCCGATGTAGAGGCTACTGCTTCCTGCGATAATTCGCCAACAGGTAGTCTTGCTATAACGCCATCCGGGGGTACTTCTCCCTATGATATTCTTGTGAAGGACTCCAATGGAGGTACTGTTGCTACGTACACAAATGTTACTGGTACGCAAACCATTGAAGATCTTGCTGCCGACGATTACTCTATCAGCGTAACGGATGCTGCTACTCCTGAAAACTGCACGTATAATACCACAAAATCTGTAAGCAGTATAGCTTGCTGCGTGGCTCCTGACAAACCAGCAATCTGCCAGACGCCTGCAGACCTCTGTGGTGATGGCAAAATTTCGCTGACTATTTCTAATGCTGTAGTAGGAGATTGGTACATTGTCTTCCAAGGCACAACCAAAGATTCCATACAAGCCGAGAGTAGCACCATTACATTCAACGGCTTAACGCCCGGAGGTAAAATAAGGGTATATGGGGTTGATGTTAAGAATGGTACCCGTTGCAAAGGGCCGGAGGCTAATTGTGATAATACTACCATCGGAACTTGCTCAGCTGACTTCAGCGCACGTTCTTCCAGCAGTGCCCAAACCTTGGCTCCCACCAAGCAGCGCAATATCCGGACTGAAGTGTACCCCAACCCCACCGGACGCGATGCTACCATTAACTTCTCCGTACCGAAGAGCGGGCACGTGCTGGTGCGCGTCTACAATGCCCTCGGTGAGCCGGTAGCTACACTACTTGACGGCGAAGTGAAAGGTGGTGAAAACCGAGCCTTGGTCTTCAGGGGAGACAAATTGCCTTCCGGCACCTACTACTACAAGGTAACGGCCAATGGCAAAACCAAAACCAACCGCATCAGCCTCTCGAAATAA
- the dctA gene encoding C4-dicarboxylate transporter DctA, with protein MKHFSRNLTFQVLSAIALGILVGALFPTLGAALKPIGDVFISLIKMLIAPIIFLTVVLGIGSIGNLKKVGRVGGKALLYFELITTLALVIGVVAANLVQPGAGIDTSTVTTRAEETRQFSEKAAGMDWVAFFTHIVPENLVGAFTGGDVLQVLLVAVLFGFALSRVSTTVSAPLISTFERLSHVLFGMLGMIMKLAPLGAFGGMAYTIGKYGLHTLLPLAKLMGAVYLTMAIFIFGVLGAVARYYKFSLWRLLGFIKEELLIVLGTSSSESALPRLIDKLEAYGCSRSVAGLVIPTGYSFNLDGTTIYLSMASIFLAQAFHIPLTLGQQLTIIGILMLTSKGAAGVTGSGFVVLASTLAATKVIPVEGMALLLGVDRFMSEARAITNIIGNAVATVVIAKSENEFDEAKNRAALAGRVHAESDVLVNQ; from the coding sequence ATGAAGCACTTCTCCCGCAACCTCACCTTTCAGGTACTTTCTGCCATTGCGCTGGGCATTCTGGTAGGCGCGCTGTTTCCTACCTTGGGCGCGGCGCTCAAACCCATCGGCGACGTTTTTATCAGCCTGATTAAAATGCTGATTGCGCCCATCATCTTCCTCACGGTGGTGCTGGGCATTGGCAGCATCGGCAACCTGAAAAAAGTGGGCCGGGTGGGCGGCAAGGCGCTGCTGTATTTTGAGTTGATTACTACCCTGGCCCTGGTTATTGGAGTGGTGGCGGCCAACCTGGTGCAGCCCGGCGCGGGCATTGATACCAGTACCGTAACCACCCGCGCGGAGGAAACCCGACAGTTCAGTGAAAAAGCGGCCGGCATGGATTGGGTGGCCTTTTTCACGCACATAGTGCCGGAGAATCTGGTGGGCGCTTTTACCGGCGGTGATGTGCTTCAGGTGTTGCTGGTGGCCGTGCTGTTTGGGTTTGCGCTTTCCCGCGTGAGCACCACTGTAAGCGCGCCGCTTATTTCCACCTTTGAGCGCCTGAGCCACGTGCTGTTTGGCATGCTGGGCATGATTATGAAACTGGCTCCGCTGGGCGCTTTCGGGGGCATGGCTTACACCATTGGCAAGTACGGCCTGCACACGCTATTGCCACTGGCCAAGCTGATGGGCGCCGTGTACCTGACCATGGCCATATTCATTTTTGGAGTGCTGGGCGCGGTGGCGCGCTACTACAAGTTCAGCCTGTGGCGGCTGCTGGGTTTCATCAAAGAAGAGCTGCTGATTGTACTGGGCACGTCCTCGTCCGAGTCGGCGCTGCCGCGGCTGATTGACAAGCTGGAGGCGTATGGCTGCTCCCGGTCGGTGGCGGGTCTGGTAATTCCCACGGGCTATTCCTTTAACTTGGATGGTACCACCATTTACCTTTCCATGGCCAGCATTTTTCTGGCGCAGGCCTTTCATATTCCGCTCACGCTGGGGCAGCAGCTGACCATTATTGGCATTCTGATGCTGACCAGCAAGGGCGCGGCGGGCGTTACGGGTTCGGGGTTTGTGGTGCTGGCCTCCACGCTGGCGGCCACCAAAGTTATTCCGGTAGAAGGCATGGCCCTGCTGCTGGGCGTGGATCGTTTTATGTCCGAGGCGCGGGCCATTACCAACATCATCGGCAACGCAGTAGCTACAGTGGTCATTGCCAAAAGCGAAAATGAGTTTGATGAAGCCAAGAACCGGGCGGCGCTGGCCGGGCGGGTACACGCCGAGTCGGATGTGCTGGTGAATCAGTAA
- a CDS encoding energy transducer TonB, translated as MRRYSILLLLVLGCAGKLRAQKSKSMVTLATNTPGAQPAEEATPPPASPVVYLMADQMPAFPGGERGFQQFMREKAHYPEQALARGVAGKVHVRFIVDEVGRIRDAQVVKGLGYGLDEEALRLVRIMPWWTPGTIKGKPVWVSYTMPITFRALE; from the coding sequence ATGCGTCGGTATTCTATTCTGCTCTTACTAGTGCTGGGCTGTGCGGGCAAGCTGCGCGCTCAGAAATCAAAATCTATGGTGACACTAGCAACCAACACCCCGGGGGCGCAACCCGCCGAGGAAGCAACCCCGCCGCCGGCTTCTCCCGTTGTGTATCTGATGGCCGACCAAATGCCCGCCTTTCCGGGCGGTGAGCGGGGCTTTCAGCAGTTTATGCGTGAGAAGGCCCACTACCCCGAGCAGGCTCTCGCCCGGGGCGTTGCGGGGAAAGTGCACGTTCGGTTTATAGTGGATGAAGTGGGACGCATCCGCGACGCGCAGGTGGTAAAAGGCCTGGGTTATGGTCTGGATGAAGAAGCTTTGCGCCTAGTGCGCATTATGCCCTGGTGGACGCCCGGTACTATCAAAGGAAAACCCGTGTGGGTTAGCTATACCATGCCCATTACCTTCCGCGCCCTGGAATAG
- a CDS encoding S8/S53 family peptidase, with protein MFPPLRLLLLVLFLGSGLWLPLASLAQQARRTPATLPGVCVVRLKAPASARGIASTDLLQSSPLQKALQQLGATQPRQKYPKALLPRAGQARGVDLRQIYQVRYPAGVPFEKVRQQLLQTGAFEYVEPLYQRQPLYQPNDPFADSTRASNTARQYYLKNIRAYRAWDFSKGDSTIVIGISDTGMRFTHQDLKGKEKRNYADPIDGIDNDNDGYIDNFRGWDLADNDNDATADKLPGYGHGTLVAGVATANSDNGRGIAGVGFNCKYLPLKVYPSTPTGYFAGFESIVYAADHGCQVLNLSWGDVGGRSQYEQDIITYAAVNRNMVIVAAAGNTNADLDFYPASYDHVISVAGSDVNDRKGKNISFSHFVDLTAPSEAILTTSFDHDSAYSSGVWGSSFAAPMVAAAAGLVRLRFPEYNVEQVAAQLRQTTDSLYTITSNTIYRHKLGTGRLNIARALALTDRREARVVREDYLPARSYFQPGDTVRLTVQVQSLLNPIHGLTVSLTSLSPYLTVRNPTFPVPSLTTLALASNTENPFELIVSPETPMATTAVLRYHFVGDNGYQDDQYVKIVLNPGYVTLTAGDLDLSLTSQGNIGYEATNPSLGEGVTYRSNLPMLSIGGLVVATSSRRVSDRLPNAQGKIDTDFTSLSAVQLLKAPRRGTEEAAGLFADTLQNTRPITRAGVRVRQHAYAWAEPTERRNFIVLEYRLTNITPDTLKPLHAGLYMDWDLLPNPAGNEAAWDEERRLGYVTERKNPKHYAGVALLRGGAPSFYAADNAAPADSAVRIYNGFSDAEKFRMLSTGTRNRAAGQTATGADVSYMLGAKIPQLAPGDSVMVAFAVLAAGTLDSLLTASTTAQTWYDGIALPVRPAQTAQWQLYPNPTSGLLYVLVPAGFAAERVIVLDGVGRTVRQQSWSAHQTSATLQLQGLKPGVYIVQLQGKEAVLTRKVLVTHP; from the coding sequence ATGTTCCCACCGCTACGCTTACTCTTGCTGGTCTTGTTTCTGGGCAGTGGTTTATGGCTACCCCTGGCCTCGCTTGCGCAGCAGGCCCGCCGGACTCCCGCTACCCTGCCCGGGGTATGCGTAGTACGCCTGAAAGCGCCCGCCAGCGCCCGGGGCATTGCCAGCACCGACCTGCTCCAGTCCTCCCCGCTGCAAAAAGCCCTGCAGCAGCTGGGGGCTACGCAGCCCCGGCAAAAATACCCCAAAGCGCTGCTCCCACGCGCCGGCCAGGCCCGGGGCGTAGACCTGCGCCAAATTTACCAGGTGCGCTATCCGGCCGGGGTGCCGTTTGAGAAAGTGCGCCAGCAGCTGCTGCAAACCGGCGCTTTCGAGTACGTGGAGCCGCTCTACCAGCGCCAGCCCCTGTATCAGCCCAACGACCCGTTTGCCGATTCTACCCGCGCCTCCAACACCGCCCGGCAATACTATCTGAAGAATATCCGGGCGTACCGGGCCTGGGACTTTTCGAAGGGGGACTCTACCATCGTCATCGGCATTTCTGACACGGGCATGCGCTTTACGCACCAGGATTTGAAGGGCAAAGAAAAGCGCAACTATGCTGATCCTATAGATGGCATCGACAATGACAACGACGGGTACATTGACAACTTCCGCGGCTGGGACTTGGCCGATAACGACAACGACGCTACCGCTGATAAGCTACCCGGCTATGGCCATGGCACCCTGGTAGCGGGCGTAGCCACTGCCAATTCCGACAATGGGCGGGGTATTGCCGGGGTGGGCTTTAATTGCAAATACCTCCCCCTGAAAGTATATCCCAGCACGCCAACGGGCTATTTTGCGGGGTTTGAGTCCATTGTTTACGCCGCCGACCACGGCTGCCAGGTGCTGAACCTTTCTTGGGGTGATGTAGGCGGCCGCTCCCAGTACGAGCAGGATATTATCACCTACGCGGCCGTAAACCGCAACATGGTGATTGTAGCCGCCGCCGGCAACACCAATGCCGACCTCGACTTCTATCCGGCCAGCTACGACCATGTTATTTCCGTGGCCGGTTCCGATGTAAATGACCGGAAAGGCAAGAACATTTCTTTCAGCCACTTCGTGGACCTCACTGCCCCCAGTGAGGCAATTCTGACCACCAGCTTCGACCACGATAGTGCTTATTCTTCTGGCGTTTGGGGTTCCTCGTTTGCGGCCCCCATGGTGGCCGCGGCGGCGGGCTTGGTGCGCCTGCGTTTTCCGGAGTACAATGTAGAGCAGGTAGCCGCCCAGCTGCGCCAGACCACCGACTCGCTGTATACTATCACCAGCAACACTATATACCGGCACAAGCTGGGTACCGGCCGCCTGAACATAGCCCGCGCGCTGGCTCTTACGGACCGCCGTGAGGCTCGCGTGGTGCGCGAAGACTATCTGCCGGCCCGCTCGTATTTTCAGCCAGGAGACACTGTGCGCCTCACGGTGCAGGTGCAGAGCCTGCTGAACCCTATTCACGGGCTCACGGTCAGCCTGACGTCGCTTTCGCCGTACCTGACGGTGCGCAACCCGACCTTTCCCGTGCCTTCCCTTACTACCCTGGCGCTGGCCTCTAATACTGAAAACCCCTTTGAGCTGATTGTCAGTCCGGAAACGCCCATGGCCACTACCGCGGTGCTGCGCTATCATTTTGTGGGCGATAATGGGTATCAGGATGACCAGTATGTGAAAATTGTACTGAACCCCGGCTACGTCACCCTCACAGCCGGCGACCTGGACCTGAGCCTGACCAGCCAGGGCAATATTGGCTACGAGGCTACTAACCCCTCGCTAGGAGAGGGCGTGACGTACCGCTCCAACCTGCCCATGCTCTCTATTGGCGGGCTGGTGGTGGCCACCTCTTCCCGCCGGGTATCAGACCGGCTGCCCAACGCGCAAGGGAAAATCGACACAGACTTTACTTCTCTTAGTGCCGTGCAGCTGTTGAAGGCCCCGCGTCGCGGCACGGAGGAAGCCGCCGGGCTGTTTGCCGATACGCTGCAGAATACGCGGCCCATTACCCGGGCCGGCGTGCGGGTACGGCAGCACGCCTACGCCTGGGCCGAGCCCACGGAGCGGCGTAATTTTATCGTGCTGGAATATCGGCTGACCAACATCACGCCTGATACGCTAAAGCCCCTGCATGCTGGTTTGTATATGGACTGGGACCTGCTGCCCAACCCGGCCGGCAACGAGGCGGCATGGGACGAGGAGCGCCGCCTGGGCTATGTAACCGAGCGCAAGAACCCGAAGCATTACGCTGGTGTAGCCCTGCTGCGGGGCGGGGCGCCGTCCTTCTACGCCGCCGACAATGCGGCCCCGGCGGATTCGGCCGTGCGTATTTATAACGGGTTCAGTGATGCCGAGAAGTTTCGGATGCTTTCAACCGGCACCCGTAACCGCGCGGCGGGCCAAACCGCCACCGGCGCCGACGTATCCTATATGCTGGGGGCCAAAATACCCCAGCTAGCCCCCGGCGACTCCGTTATGGTGGCGTTTGCCGTGCTGGCGGCTGGCACGCTGGACAGCCTGCTAACGGCTAGCACCACGGCTCAAACCTGGTACGATGGCATAGCCCTACCCGTGCGGCCTGCCCAGACTGCCCAATGGCAGCTGTATCCCAACCCAACTTCTGGTTTGCTGTACGTGTTGGTTCCGGCAGGTTTTGCAGCAGAGCGGGTAATCGTGCTAGATGGGGTGGGCCGCACGGTGCGGCAACAAAGCTGGTCGGCGCACCAGACCAGCGCCACGCTTCAGCTGCAGGGCTTGAAACCCGGCGTCTATATCGTGCAGCTCCAGGGCAAGGAGGCAGTGCTCACGCGTAAAGTACTGGTAACGCACCCCTAG
- the paaN gene encoding phenylacetic acid degradation protein PaaN produces the protein MTETTRKHQATLDTAVKALHGRTFFAAFPENPSPEIYGADADQQGREKFQAQRGQRFTELLQGEPEQWVGQEESPYEQQPLGITYPYFSPETLVQRAEAAFTEWRKLKPAQRAALLAESLDGMRQRFFEIAYATMHTTGQAYMMSFQASGPHAADRALEAIAAGYEEQTRFPEETRWEKPMGKYNLTLHKTWRAVPKGVGLVIGCSTFPTWNTVPGMFASLVTGNPVIIKPHPKAVLPIAIVIAEVQKVLKEHGLNPNICQLAVDANDRLITKDLAENPAVKLIDYTGGSQFGEYIESLKGKTVFTEKTGVNSIILDSCDDLDKVAQNLAFSVSLYSGQMCTAPQNFFVPASGVKVGDQQVPYEEVVQKLAAAVTGLATNPKVGPHVFGAIQNPATQERVEQLALEGGRKVLAHGSVDNPLFQNARTCSPSIHETTSDKVEQFSQELFGPIMLVIKTKDTQESIHLAAQLAKEHGAISCGAYTTDPEIKEQIMDEMSLAGTPVSFNLTGGIYVNQNAGFSDFHVTGGNPAGNASFTNPEFVIKRFTWVGFREPVV, from the coding sequence ATGACGGAAACCACCCGCAAACACCAAGCCACCCTAGATACGGCTGTGAAGGCCCTCCACGGCCGTACTTTCTTCGCCGCTTTCCCCGAAAATCCTTCTCCCGAAATCTACGGGGCCGATGCCGACCAGCAAGGCCGGGAGAAGTTTCAGGCCCAGCGCGGCCAGCGTTTCACCGAACTGCTGCAGGGCGAGCCGGAGCAGTGGGTAGGGCAGGAAGAGTCGCCCTACGAGCAGCAGCCTCTGGGCATCACCTACCCCTATTTCTCCCCCGAAACCCTAGTGCAGCGCGCCGAAGCCGCCTTTACGGAGTGGCGCAAGCTGAAGCCCGCCCAGCGCGCCGCTCTGCTCGCGGAGAGCCTGGACGGTATGCGCCAGCGCTTCTTTGAAATTGCCTACGCCACCATGCACACCACGGGGCAGGCCTACATGATGTCGTTCCAGGCCAGCGGCCCTCATGCCGCCGACCGCGCCCTGGAAGCCATTGCCGCCGGCTACGAGGAGCAGACCCGCTTTCCCGAGGAAACCCGCTGGGAGAAGCCCATGGGCAAATACAACCTCACCCTGCACAAAACCTGGCGCGCCGTGCCCAAGGGCGTGGGCCTGGTAATAGGCTGCAGCACTTTCCCCACCTGGAACACGGTGCCTGGCATGTTTGCCTCCCTGGTCACCGGCAATCCGGTCATCATCAAGCCGCACCCTAAAGCCGTGCTGCCCATTGCCATTGTTATTGCCGAGGTGCAGAAAGTGCTGAAAGAGCACGGCCTGAACCCCAACATCTGCCAGCTGGCCGTGGATGCCAACGACCGACTGATTACAAAGGATCTGGCCGAAAACCCGGCTGTGAAGCTGATTGACTACACCGGCGGCTCGCAGTTTGGGGAGTACATCGAAAGCCTGAAGGGCAAAACGGTCTTCACCGAGAAAACCGGCGTAAACAGCATCATTCTGGATAGCTGCGACGACCTCGACAAAGTAGCCCAGAACCTGGCCTTCTCCGTGAGCCTGTACTCCGGGCAGATGTGCACGGCCCCGCAGAACTTCTTTGTGCCGGCCAGCGGCGTGAAAGTAGGTGACCAGCAGGTGCCTTACGAGGAGGTAGTGCAGAAGCTGGCCGCCGCCGTAACAGGCCTGGCTACCAACCCTAAAGTGGGGCCGCACGTGTTTGGGGCCATTCAGAACCCGGCCACCCAGGAGCGGGTGGAGCAGCTGGCCCTGGAAGGCGGCCGTAAAGTGCTGGCCCACGGTAGCGTAGACAACCCCTTGTTCCAGAACGCTCGTACCTGCTCGCCAAGCATCCACGAAACCACTTCTGATAAAGTGGAGCAGTTCAGCCAGGAGCTGTTCGGCCCTATTATGCTGGTGATTAAGACCAAAGATACCCAAGAAAGCATCCACCTGGCCGCCCAGCTGGCTAAGGAGCACGGGGCCATTTCCTGCGGCGCCTACACCACTGATCCTGAGATTAAGGAGCAGATTATGGATGAGATGAGCCTGGCCGGCACCCCCGTCAGCTTCAACCTCACCGGCGGCATCTACGTGAACCAGAACGCCGGCTTCTCCGACTTCCACGTGACGGGCGGCAACCCGGCCGGCAACGCGTCCTTCACCAACCCCGAGTTTGTGATTAAACGCTTCACCTGGGTCGGCTTCCGCGAGCCGGTCGTGTAA